A segment of the Diachasmimorpha longicaudata isolate KC_UGA_2023 chromosome 5, iyDiaLong2, whole genome shotgun sequence genome:
CAGCAAATATCCTTGAACATTTCGAAAACGAATAACTGGGAAATACACTTCAACGCAAATTCCCCGTAaatgattcattaattaaaaattaaaaaacttttccatgaaatttcaagagTTATTTTTCCTCTACGATAAATTCCTGAAATTGTTTAACAGTGGAATTAATTCACTCGACACAAAGAGCATTCTGTCGATTGATTTGGCTGCCAGGGGTTATTCGTGGATACCCCTGAATACTCCTCAACCCGATGAAATTGACAGCAACAATTGTATAGACATGTTATTTCGGAACCGACAATCAATGAGACGAAAAACCCACTGTCTCTCCGTCAATTACCTGCCAGCTGTTTCTCTTATTTACTGCAAGATAATTCGAGACTGGAAAGAAAGGAAATTATGTCAGGAGGGTGAGGAGTAATTAGGAAATGGGCAATGGAAGTGGATTCATCGGCAAGCCAGGAAAATTTCCGGATCCATAATCAGTCGAAAGCTCCATTTTCCGCCCTAATGTATGAACCACGAAGTTTCAAGTGGCCGAAagaccgtttttttttttatatcaagggagaataattttgttcaatcgtttttcatgaaaaatttcctccccAATTCAATTAACTTCGTGTTTCTCCCTCGCTATatcctttaaaaaatatttttgcgcccttttctatttatttaattaaatagtttatttaattaGCATATTACAGCAGTTTTCAATCAATCTATTGATCTACGTTTATGAAGTAACTATGTTATGAGGCttgtttttattgtttcaAATTAATTGAGTTTAATATCACGATTGAGGGACTGAAGGTCTGACTAATATTTGCTGGTTTCAGTATTGACGTCAGAGGGAGATCCTTCCATGAAGCTAGAAATTGGTCGGACAAAGTGGTAAAACCGCGGGCGCGTTTTGTAACAACTCAAAAGCCAGCGGCCCTCGTTCTGGATGGGATACAGCTGGAGGACGAGGGGATCTACCGATGTCGAgtagattttaaaaaatcaccgaCTAGAAATTTCCAAGTCAATCTAACTGTCATACGTGAGTTCTTGTCGATTTCATtagttttttcattcccacTGACAGCCTtttatttgaatgattttttgcaatttcaaAGGGCAATTCTATTTTTAGGGTTTTGTCTATGTGACAACTTTAGTTTTTGGTGATCActccagttaaaaaaaatctaccgatttaaaaattttctgttctTTACATTTCgtcaaatgaattaaatttcattcaaaaatgtcATCTATATGATCCACCTattcgtttttatttaaataaataatttttgtcagtCAATCTCTCAAGATTTTTACCCCTGgattgaagaatatttttgtttcaattattAGAGATTAAAGTTGAAAAGTTACTCATAGAACCCCCGActttaatttgaatttgacTGCGGCTACTCTTTCAAAACCTATTTTCAAGTTCTGAAAAACAAGTGGTAACAGCTGCCGCATAATAACTGAATAAATCAGAGTAAACAAATGAGGTTGAACTAAAGCcatgaaaattgttgacaCGATAAttcctattataaaaaggagacccgtgtacagatcgatatcgatatttctcgaagaaatatctcgaaaatgcgTAAGCGTAAGACAGAAACCGAAGCGACATCTGTCGATTATATTAGTCGCACATTGGGCTGGAACAAATGAACCGGTAAAAACCATCACATTTGGCAACGTGTTTGAGTGTTTTtatcctattataaaaaggagataatttataatcgtGAAACATCATGACATCTCCACCTATTAAATATACGACCAACAGAGCCATTGATCATTTCAATGTTGCAGCTACACTCATGTAAGTattcctattattatttttaaaaaatgaacatatttcaaaaatttattatgcattcaatcatcataacctatcattgacacgtgttcggagagtaatttcattttttttttcttaggaaAATCATCGGCTACGTCGACTGCATTGAAGGCCTGAGAGAGTTGCCAAAGTCTCCATCTAAGTGGATTTACAAGtgcattttaaataacaatgatgGCAGAAGGGTTCGCATACTTTGCTCGGGGGATGATGCTCTCAAATACAAGGATGAGATCAAGATGTATCAGGTACAGgtgatttccattcaaaaagaaaaaaagtgaaattgtcacatataataccacaagagtggtagggaacctagagggaaatactcgataatgttgaagctcgagtggtattcaggagattatttttcctatccaaatttcggcaaagagaattgtgccatgaaatgaagagaggtttatttggttaagttatcgtttgttttttttatatatagcctacccgcagaattatgaaaaaattatcgcatataataccacaagagctccgaaattatcgaatatttcccgataggttcgttgcaaacaaatgaacgtaagaacgtacgttatttatttgtagggaaccttgagggaaaaaaaatatcaacgaataaataacataaatgccCAGTTCAGTTTTCTAGGTCAGTTTTCTGTTttggaaacaaaatgaatatctaTATGAATATCTATGCGAATATCTGTATGAATATCTATGagaatatatgaaaaatttgaaattttactttttagataataaaaatcactggaggGATTATTAAAGCGGCCAATCCACAGTATCGGCGATCAACGGACACTGTGAGcgacaaagaatttcaatttgcacGTAGGAGCACTTTCGACATCTTTGGCACATTTAACATTACGAATGGAGCTGACAATGGAAGGTCGAAGGTCatctcatataaaaaattgagatggagAAAGTTTGTGCTGCTCGCGGGCCAGTCCAGATCACTGGATGGCTCAAAGAGCCATTCAGAAGCATTACCATGGTAAGTGGTTCGAGTTATGGATCTGGCATGTTTTGTACAAGGGTTCATCGCATGACCATTCATGTGGTAACATACATCCCGAGAGAAGATTTGATCGAGGGAATCAAAATGACCATTAAAGGTCGAGTTGATTGTCGTGGGGATGGTTTTGTTCTGAATATTAACAGCATGGATGACATTGCAGTCCTGACTGAGGATGTAGCCCTCAATGAAGATGAGTTGGATGATGCTGTCGAAGCACCTCCTCTCATTCTCAAACGAGGGGCAGCTGAATCTGCATCTGGAGAGGCGATGGACGTCGCGAATaaggtacttttttttattaatggttatggttatccaaatttaattacttttaatttttcactattctcccttcaatgcaagagaatattgcaatattttcatctaatgttggcttagtttcaagcagaattcagtataatattttcattagaacattaataaaaaaaattttctatggaaatataaatgaaaatgcattgaatcattcattaaacagttattaagaacagataatcttttttgtttcagaaactGAAAGCTGAATAGCTTTAATGACGGGCTATTTACTCTGGAAgttcaattgcaaaattgaaaattttttctataacaagttctaaactgttattttttcacacaaaaattgagttctataacaagtttaacactgttatttttttacgcaaaaattgaattctataacaagtttaatactgttatttttttacacaaaaatgaaacattgacAAGCTTGAGCTCTTTAAGAAtctgattttttacttttaaagaCTGCCAACTTCATAGCAGTAACGTTAATACTCATTTAGCTTTAACAACCAAAACAGatggaattataataatctattcatgaacattagtatttattcagaatttatttcaatatatggccctgtttttgaagaaaaagtattactaaacatttgtattttttatatataacagagaaaactgaagactaattaattttatgattaaagtAGATAAAGCTCTCCGGAATCACAGATAAGTGATACAAAGGATGTATTCATGTTAATGTTTGTTCATAGTTCTTAACATATGTTGTAAtgtcaattataattgttggaacattatttttgttttcatttcaaaatccgTCCCACTCctgtaaatgtttattgaacGCAAGTGGCATAGGTTTGGAGTTAatggtttcattaataaaaatttaaaacgcgatttttttgcagacattcagtttgaaccttccctacggttgtaagtcgcaggtatacaccttagTGCGGCAACaatgtctcctgcactactactcacgaaaaaaaattcgcaagcagcgatgttcttggttatgtgaagggaataaataatctcaatcgcataatttgatgttcacaaataattagaaaatctttaattattagattagattattatGAGACTAAGAACGCCCTCTTCCTGACTTGACTGATTGCTGTCGCTATTATAGCTAAATCTCGAATTTGCGGAAATGTTCTCGATTCTGTATACCGTATGCTGCCTCGCACTGTATAGTATATGCAATCTTAGAGCAATCGAAATATATTAAGATTTTCCCAATTGTCTTTTTCcatgagttttaattttaacttcGAAGATAGAATAAGAGCATTCATTTTCTAGAGTTTTCAATTCTTATGATTTGGAAAAGATGGCGCGTGCGTAGCACGCGCGGACGATCTcgtccataaaaaaatgaaaagtgaataaaaattttccacaactTGAGACGCTAAAAGTCCTACGAGTCACGAGGGCCAAGAACTTCGTAAGGGTTACGGCTCCCGTGGCTCCATTGACCTGAGGGAAATCATGAAAAACCCATTGAAACCTCGTTGCCTCATCCCCGAAACCGTTAATCCACAGATAACCGAACCCCTAAATCTGTCGCAATTGTTCCAGATCCCCCCCGCCAACTGCGGATGTACGACAACTCCGGTCAGCAGATTGACAGCGTAGTGGGTCCTTATCAGGTTGGCGAGGAGTTCGTAGTATCTTGTGAAGTCCGTGGCGGTGAGTTCTGTTATCACTCATCATCCCGAAAACTGCTGAGATAACTCTCAACTTTTTCCCTCGTTATCCCCTTcatcccccctttttttttcacaggcAAGCCACCCCCACTCATAACGTGGTTCGTAAATGGGAAACAAGTGGAAGGAAGAGTCGAGAAGAATGAACAGTTCTACATCGTTAGCAAGTACAGGGTGCAGCAATTAACGAGGGAACACTTGAACACGACTTACAAGTGTCTAGCGACCAATACGGAGCTTGTCGAGCCACTGGAGAAAACTGTTCTCTTGAATGTTTATCGTGAGTCACTTGAGCAATGCAAActcatttgttttttcatcaattaattattttatgaattttatcaGCTGTCAAATTTTCGTTCTACCGTAAAACTAATTGAcgagtatttttcattatattttacaCTGCAAGTCAAGTACATAATACCAATGATGACAAATTCCTCTGTCAAAAGGATCAGTACTATTAATTGGCgaagagaatattttattttaattttgtggcTGATTATTGACGAGTCTTTTCCCTTATGCCTTACACTGTAAATTTGACAGATAATATCGGCGATAACAAATTTTACTGCCACACTATGCATAGTTGTAATAACAGAAAATGAAAGTAATAGGATCATTACTATTAATTGGCAGACAGACCTCTGGTCTTACTGCGAATTCATGGCTGACTATTGCCGACTCTTTTCCCTTGTACACTGTACATCTCGTAGACAATACCTGTGATTACAAATTTTACTGCGAGGACTATTACTTATGATAGTCAAAGAGAATGTATATTCCTATTGCTATAATTTACCTACTGAGTTAATTACACTAATAATACACTAGTGTGTTATTACACTAATACTCAATACTAGACATAATGAGGTAATTATCTCCCAATAGTTCAATGCTACTAGTGAATAATTTAAAGATAAATCTTAAAACAGTAACTATTACCTGTTTTGAACTTTGATAATTATACaactattgaaaatttaatagttAAACCACTGAACGTAACGATACTGTCCAAACCAACGATCCTGGAATCTGAGAAGACATACAATTTAACTTGCGAAGTTGCTGGCTCTCATCCACGTCCAAAAGTAATATGGCTCGAGGGCCAATCAGAATTCACGAATGGACGTGTTAAGGAGAGTGGAAATGCTACAGTCGTTTATAGTACACTAAAATTTTCACCAATGCCCGAAGATCATGCCAAGCAGGTGAAGTGTAGAGGAGAAAATCCAGTACTGACTGATGCCTACATGGAggacatttttaatttgaatgtTGTCTGtgagtaaattattttattcgattGATTTTTGGAGACCTATACCCTCATTAAACATTCACTCATGCATTGACAAAGATttactcattaattattttatatgaTTATTTGGCCTGCGAGTGATGTACTGGCCCGGCATCGATGAAATTTTTCCGATAAAAGTTGAACAGCGGTTTCCATTCGAATacgtcaataaattaaatctcATTAGCGATAGGCTTTCAACGTTATTTCGGTTCAGCGGAGTTTCTCATATTTATGGACTCGGAGGAAACGTTTAAGAAATCTAATTATCGTGGATTCGCCATTGTCATGGAATTTATTGTCTTCATATGGagataatcaaattaattctcattttGGTGATGGATTCAACTAATATTTATTAGATTTATTCATTAGGAATAATACGCCGTAAAAaggattttcaaaattgttcttaattGTCATGACTTTTCCCTTTAAACCTATTAGGGACCTCACTAATCGCAAAATCAGtgataagaaaaattactggattTTCGTCGTACAGAATAATCAAACTCCTGTTTATTCAGTTCCTCCAAAGGTTGATCTGGAAATAGGAAACACCCTGAATGCTCAAAATATTAAAGAAGAGGACGACGTTTATTTCGAGTGCAAAGTGCGAGCGAATCCCGAGCATCACAGAATAACATGGCGACACAAcgtaagtgaaaaaaaaacacaaatcaTTAGTACGCAGAAATGGTACGATCAGTCACCTGACAATTATGCTAGACTCTCATTGATTGCTACTTCCTCGTCTCGATTTAATGATAATCAAAATTAGCTCAACTTTTGTTATAAAACAGGGACATGTTCTTATACAAAATGCAACAGCAGGAATTCACATGAGCTCGCAAAATCTCGTACTGCAGAAAATAAATCGTGATAATGGGGGCAATTATACGTGTCTCGCTAGTAATGACAGGGGTGAGACGAGCTCAGCTGTTGTTCCACTTCGAGTGCAGTGTaagtaattataaattcaggggtcgttaattaatgaacttctatgtgcagttgaatattttgaaattttatgcaGCAATTGTCGCTTCATTTCTGGTAATTTGGGTTGAACTTTGACGGTGACTATTGATTTTGAGAATTACCAATAGGCCAGTAAGGGGTGTTGTACGACAAGTTGATATCCCATTGAAACATTGATGGTGCGCGATTAATCGATCCTTTTCTATACAGTTATGTCAATACTGATTTTTTGTTGTCTGTTAAATTGTCGTATCGTATGGAAAGTTCAAGGCTGcgagataaattaatttttttttgttgatttatgaaataaataatcgataaCTACACACTCTAACTAAAGATGATCAATGTTCAAATCACCATGAATTATCTAATCGATCTATTATGTTCGTActggagaaaataattatttctaatttGTTTTGCAATCAATCGACATTATTAGTCAGTGATGAAAGTGAAATACTTCGTTTGCTTGTCCAAGAACATCGATGTGTGGACATAATAAAGTAATGATTCCCGTTAATTGACAAACATCGCTCGTCCCCAGCCATAAATAACTGATGTGCAATTGATTTGAGTGTCGTTGAATGTTAAATGACATTAGAAATCAATGGCTTCAGGGAAAgctttttttcattagatttTATTGTCTGTGTGGGAGAATTAATCTCGCATTGTCTATTTCAAATTGTTCTAAATTCAAGAGGTACTAATTAATagtattataattaattaagaaatcGATGATATTGGTCATAAAATAGTCGAAAATACCATGCAACTAATTATGTTTCACCTCGGGTTGATCTACATTGGATAATTTAAATAGATTGGATTGCTTAACAAATGAATTCGGAATTTCATCGTATTTCGGTGGTTGAATTATCTTGACAGACGTTTGCTTCAGAATAGAATAGCGAGGGggttggaatttttaaacCATAATTTCCTACCACTTAGTCGTCATTTGCAATGGAACCGTAAATTGGAGGCTTTGAAATtggattgagttttttcaataatgtgCAGTCGCTTACTccgttaattttgaaaattacataattaattgaaatcgaTATAATTTCTCCTAAAATTCACCTCTCAGTGAGTCATAATTAGAGTGTATCGATGACTATTTAAAGGCATAGAAGTTAAATCATATAATCGGCACAGAATCAGAATAATAGTCATtcgaatttaaatgaaaaatgtgattttttatcgaattccgatgaaaatattccagaaatttcatcagaattattagaaattttaaattttaatgggAATTTTATCGCTGGATATTAATTGCAGTCGCGCCAGTCTGCAAAACCAAAGAAGTGACGATAATCGGAGCATCTTTAGATGAATCAGTGAAGATAAGATGTGAAGTAGAGGCTGATCCGAGTGAAGTTGATTTTGTGTGGGAATTTAACAACAGCGGCGAGAATTTCGAGCTCGGACCAGCCAAGTTCGATGGAAATAATGGTACCACGAGTGAATTCATTTACACCCCCATGTCGGAGAGAGATTATGGGGCACTCACATGTTCGGGGAGGAATATCATCGGCAAGCAGAAGATTCCGTGTGTTTATCAGGTCATTCCAGCAGGTAttgacatattttttattgataaatcattTGTCCGGAAaataagataattttttaagcacAAATACAGGAAAAcgatttccagaatttttcgtTTAATTATTGTCTCCAATATTTCGAagtaaatcaaataaattgaaaatgactTTTGCAAGGACTCGACAGTATTTAATTAGTCGTAATTATTGCAGTCATTTGGCCCAATTTCCattagtaaaaaatattcttaatgaaaaatgaaaaattccgttTCATTATCTTTGAATTCTAAACCATTGTCGTTAAAGTAGTTGTTGATTTTAGATATATTTaccaaattaattgaatcgaTTTCTCTTGATCGGTAGATAAACTCAATCATGAGGATAAATGGAACCCAAGTTATTAATAATTCAGATAAAACGATCGCCTCCTTTAAATCCACAATAATTTCGTCGTTCCTgttaaatcaaaaaaataataaaggctctctttctctctctttctctttctttctctctcgtcTGTCTCTCAGCTACTGTAAATATTGACCTCATAATTCTTCTCACACTTCAATTTCATTATCTTTCAAAGTTAAACCAAGTCCCCTGAACAACTGCACGATAAAAGCCTCATTGAATCAGAGCTCCGAGATCCTCGAGATTGAGTGTGTACCTGGTTACGATGGTGGTCTTAAGCAGGAGTTTCGCCTGGAGGCTTGGGAGGCAGGCACCAGAATACTTCGCGTTAATACAACGAGCATTTCTCCCGAGTCACCCCTATTCCGCATACCCATTGCTGATCTCCTACCAGCAACTCACTTTTATCTGATCGCTTACGCTGTTAATGCCAAGGGAAGAAGCGAGGTTTCACTGCTGGAGGATATTATGCTGAAGGACTCGGCCAAACAGACtggtaattaatcaaaaaattgGCTTCATTTCTCTTCCTCATTGCGTGGCACTCCATCCCCTATTTTTTGGGGATCATTCGTTCGGGAAAGTTGAGCGAGTTTCTGATGACTCTTGGTAGCATGCTCGGGGACTTGTCTCTCCATTCCGGAGAGATAATTATTTGGTGGTCATTGATCATCTTGAAATTGaagttaattttaattggaattgtTTATGGAATTTGTGAATCATTTGTTcagctcaataaaaataacgttttattcaagaaaaaatccaCTCAATTTTCACGATCAATCAACtcgtcaataattaattaccaaatttttctttgaaattctCGATTTTCTAGAAATTTCTGCAACTCACCTATCGATAACGAGCATTATCCTGCCAGTAATGATTTATGAACTTGCAGAGACTGGCGTAAGCTTTGTTCCCCTGGTGCTTCTGCTAATCGGATCACTCATGGCGCTGGGGATAACAGTTCTGTCTGTCATGTTGATGATGTACAGGAGACGGGGCACAACGTCCCCTGTTCATGTCGAGCCTTACATGAAACAGCCGATAATCAGTCCACCTGACTCGAGAAATAATTCCATGCTCGATGTAACGCATGGTGATCACACTTATTTTGTCGAGTACACGTTGAAACAAGTGGGGGAGTACGGGCTCAATCAGCCAGATATCATTCAATCGCCTCAAGGTAATTTATTCTtgtcgaagagaaaaattaatccaaCTATTAATTACCGAGAATAATCTGCACTTTTACCTGATTTCTTTGAATCATGCGTAATATCCCATCggttttattttctattttttatgtgaaaaaatTGGGTGCTTTTTCTGTCTCTAGATCAAGAAAAGATGAAACGCGAACCCCAACTGTTCCTACCAGTGAGGCCTGATACGTTATTTGCTCCATATGACCTACATAAACAAGGCCTTCAGACAAACAAGTGTAGTGtaagtgattttttcatttgagtgAATTCGTGACTCTTCAATATTTTACATTTATATCAAATATTCTGGGAAGTAGGGGAATGAACCAAATGGGTCAGACGTTGCTCGTCATTTTATGCCATCGCAGCGCGAgatgatttttaatatttgaatAGGAAAAGGCTGAGGAAAAGCCATTTCCCGTCGactaatttcattgaaatgaaatcAATATTAAATATACGGAATTACATATTCCATGCCATTTTTTATGGGACtgtctataatttttatttgtctattttctggttgattttattcaaattataaaaattcatttttcacgaTGACAATCTTGCatcttcaattaattctaattaattttcctacaCCATTCTTGCAGTTGAACCCATTTTCTACGAAATCGTGGGAGCCCATAAGCTTCAAGGCAGATCGTAACTTGatgaaagaaataataatcgcCAATTCAATACCCGGTCCAGAGAGCTGCGTATAAAGTATTTGTATTCTAATAAAAGAGattatttgataataaaatgaacCATCGAAGTCGCATCAACGCATAAACAAGACATATCAGTATAGCTGACATCATCGACACGGAGATTATCACTCATGCATATGTGGACTGTCTACATTGTTTTTTAActgacaaaaaaactaaagGATTACGTGAGGAATTCAATTGTCATTGGCTGAAGGAGAAATTGGTGTTTTTGGTGACCAATGAGTGAATGCCCTTTTTTCAATAAAGAGATGAAAACTAAATACTTTGTCTTCATAAAtctattacaaaaattaagtACAATAATCCtccactattattattattatttagttCTTAATTCAGTGAACGAAAGGTGAGTCAGAgtgaattttcgaaatttcaacAGTTAAGAGCCAGTTGTTGCGGCTGTATTATATCAGAGTCTGACAAAAAGGATTTCTTtcggaatttcttttttcaagaACGAAATTctcacaaaataaaaaaaaataattctcattctCAGAATTTTTGTATGTGAgattaaaataatgaatgcCTGGACCGCATTGTCGATCCCATTTGAAAAATCGGGAGACACGTATGTTTATCTCCGCAGATTGAGGCCCCCAGAAGGGCCCCAAGCACCAGAGCCATCCAAACGACCCCCAACATCACCAGAGAGGCCACGATAACGTTTTTATACTCGTAAACATGGTCCAATTGGGGTAGTTTAGGTCTCGTGAGTAGAAAATTTGGAAGAATCGAGGGTTCGAGCCTCGGAGAAGTTAAAGTTTCGTTGTCCCTCACATTGGCCTTCGCTACTTTCCGTGTCTGACTATCCTTCTCAATGGAGGCATCCCTAATTTCTTCGGGGGGTGAATAATGCATCTCGGGATCGTGGCCCGGGTATTTGTACTTTACGTTCGGCTGGACGTTCAACTtgacgagaataaaaaaattaaaggcttttctttggaaattttagtAAAAGTACTTTACGTTCGTGGGAGACCCTCTGCATCTGCTGACGGACCAAACCCACGACCTTGTGCTTGCAGTGGCCCACGTGCGATAGAAAATCGTGATTGGAGTCGTAAATGTCTTCCGAGGAATTTGCTGAGTTCAGGGTTGAGTTCAAACAGATCTCCCTGTTGCACATTATGATTTTTTGCTGTTGGAGATGATGTTGATAGGTGTTTTAGAGGAATCGGGGGAGAGCTATTGGCGGAGGGTGAAGGTGGGCGTGAATGATCGTCATTTTCAttggattttctaaaaaataatgataatttcaTTTGGAATAACTCCAAGGACCCCGAGGTGAAATttgtataaatataaaataaaataaaataaaataaaatttacatttctcgtcatttatttatttaccaaaTCTTATATTTATGATATTTAGACCCATTAGACAGACTAGGTACTATATGATAATTAACTGATCGACAGGGGCTAATTACAGGCCAATCGAGGCCCGTATTGCGTCACCAAGTGGACTATGTTTTGTTGATCGAGTGCGGAAgtagaaattttcatcactCGAGTAATATTTAGGAATCTCTAGTCATGTATAAACAATTTACCAATATCTTATCAATGCTTAGGAATGAAAAGCAGAATTTGAGTTCATAACGATACACAAATATTTTCTTAATGTCGTATTAATGATCAGTGACGATATTAACATATCGATGACCTTCGTGATATATCGTCTCTATTTCAATCACGTATTTCAAAATGAATTGGAGGGCGGGGGTAGGGGGGGAGGGTGACGGAGACAATATTTATTC
Coding sequences within it:
- the LOC135162001 gene encoding uncharacterized protein LOC135162001 isoform X2, which produces MTSPPIKYTTNRAIDHFNVAATLMKIIGYVDCIEGLRELPKSPSKWIYKCILNNNDGRRVRILCSGDDALKYKDEIKMYQGTLREKKYQRINNINAQFSFLDNKNHWRDY
- the LOC135161999 gene encoding nephrin-like, with protein sequence MAVDDRTFARGAVRIVLCGLYVLVILLCVHADDNWDKDEDPIPTSEVNGVLGGSAQLPCDIEPETRGDGVYMVLWFRNNSVKPIYSIDVRGRSFHEARNWSDKVVKPRARFVTTQKPAALVLDGIQLEDEGIYRCRVDFKKSPTRNFQVNLTVIHPPRQLRMYDNSGQQIDSVVGPYQVGEEFVVSCEVRGGKPPPLITWFVNGKQVEGRVEKNEQFYIVSKYRVQQLTREHLNTTYKCLATNTELVEPLEKTVLLNVYLKPLNVTILSKPTILESEKTYNLTCEVAGSHPRPKVIWLEGQSEFTNGRVKESGNATVVYSTLKFSPMPEDHAKQVKCRGENPVLTDAYMEDIFNLNVVFPPKVDLEIGNTLNAQNIKEEDDVYFECKVRANPEHHRITWRHNGHVLIQNATAGIHMSSQNLVLQKINRDNGGNYTCLASNDRGETSSAVVPLRVQFAPVCKTKEVTIIGASLDESVKIRCEVEADPSEVDFVWEFNNSGENFELGPAKFDGNNGTTSEFIYTPMSERDYGALTCSGRNIIGKQKIPCVYQVIPAVKPSPLNNCTIKASLNQSSEILEIECVPGYDGGLKQEFRLEAWEAGTRILRVNTTSISPESPLFRIPIADLLPATHFYLIAYAVNAKGRSEVSLLEDIMLKDSAKQTETGVSFVPLVLLLIGSLMALGITVLSVMLMMYRRRGTTSPVHVEPYMKQPIISPPDSRNNSMLDVTHGDHTYFVEYTLKQVGEYGLNQPDIIQSPQDQEKMKREPQLFLPVRPDTLFAPYDLHKQGLQTNKCSLNPFSTKSWEPISFKADRNLMKEIIIANSIPGPESCV
- the LOC135162001 gene encoding uncharacterized protein LOC135162001 isoform X1, with product MTSPPIKYTTNRAIDHFNVAATLMKIIGYVDCIEGLRELPKSPSKWIYKCILNNNDGRRVRILCSGDDALKYKDEIKMYQIIKITGGIIKAANPQYRRSTDTVSDKEFQFARRSTFDIFGTFNITNGADNGRSKVISYKKLRWRKFVLLAGQSRSLDGSKSHSEALPCPD
- the LOC135162000 gene encoding uncharacterized protein LOC135162000, yielding MCNREICLNSTLNSANSSEDIYDSNHDFLSHVGHCKHKVVGLVRQQMQRVSHERKLNVQPNVKYKYPGHDPEMHYSPPEEIRDASIEKDSQTRKVAKANVRDNETLTSPRLEPSILPNFLLTRPKLPQLDHVYEYKNVIVASLVMLGVVWMALVLGALLGASICGDKHTCLPIFQMGSTMRSRHSLF